The following coding sequences are from one Saccopteryx bilineata isolate mSacBil1 chromosome 3, mSacBil1_pri_phased_curated, whole genome shotgun sequence window:
- the TSHB gene encoding thyrotropin subunit beta, protein MTAIFLMSVLFGLACGQAMSFCIPTEYMMHVEKGECDYCLTINTTICAGYCMTRDINGKLFLPKYALSQDVCTYGDFTYKTVEIPGCPRHISPYFSYPIAVSCKCGKCNTDYSDCVHEAIKTNYCTKPQQSYLVGFSI, encoded by the exons ATGACTGCTATCTTCCTGATGTCCGTGCTTTTTGGCCTTGCATGTGGGCAAGCAATGTCTTTTTGTATTCCAACTGAATATATGATGCACGTCGAAAAGGGAGAGTGTGATTATTGCCTAACCATCAATACCACCATCTGTGCTGGATATTGTATGACACGG GATATCAATGGCAAACTGTTTCTTCCCAAATATGCCCTGTCCCAGGATGTTTGTACATATGGAGACTTCACATACAAGACTGTAGAAATACCAGGGTGCCCACGCCACATTAGTCCTTATTTCTCCTATCCCATAGCTGTCAGCTGTAAGTGTGGCAAGTGTAATACTGACTACAGTGACTGTGTCCATGAGGCCATCAAGACAAACTACTGTACCAAACCTCAGCAGTCCTATCTGGTGGGGTTTTCTATCTAA